A window from Azoarcus sp. DD4 encodes these proteins:
- a CDS encoding Nif11-like leader peptide family natural product precursor, whose translation MAIKDIKAFSDKAREDAALGEQLKACQKLKELLTLARESGFPLDEVELYPPNEPQFTEDQLSERLVKALLRV comes from the coding sequence ATGGCAATCAAGGACATCAAGGCATTTTCGGACAAGGCCCGCGAGGATGCGGCGCTCGGCGAACAACTGAAGGCTTGTCAGAAGCTGAAGGAACTGCTGACGCTGGCCCGCGAAAGCGGTTTCCCGCTGGACGAAGTCGAACTCTATCCGCCCAACGAGCCGCAATTCACCGAAGACCAGCTCTCCGAGCGTCTGGTCAAGGCGCTGCTGCGCGTCTGA
- a CDS encoding phosphate ABC transporter ATP-binding protein translates to MFPIRIRDLRVSPNGRTVLDGIDLELGDEGITLVLGPNGAGKSMLLRTLCGLVSPSGGEIDWGGGSLPRGGVMMVFQQPMMLRASVLENVALGLKPMGVSARERRRRARAVLERIGLAGRADDSARQLSGGEKQRLALARAWLTKPRLLLLDEPTASLDPSASAEVERIIREIRTDGTRILMVTHNLGQATRLGDDIVFLSGGRVREHAQTQRFFARPQSAEAKLFIQGELPWTMAF, encoded by the coding sequence ATGTTCCCCATCCGCATCCGCGATCTGCGTGTTTCGCCCAACGGCCGGACGGTGCTCGACGGCATCGATCTCGAGCTCGGCGACGAGGGCATCACCCTGGTTCTCGGCCCCAACGGCGCCGGCAAGAGCATGTTGCTGCGCACGCTGTGCGGGCTGGTGTCGCCATCCGGCGGCGAGATCGACTGGGGCGGGGGCAGCCTACCTCGCGGTGGCGTGATGATGGTCTTCCAGCAGCCGATGATGCTGCGTGCCTCGGTGCTGGAAAACGTGGCGCTCGGTCTGAAACCGATGGGGGTATCGGCTCGCGAACGGCGGCGGCGCGCCCGCGCCGTGCTGGAGCGCATCGGCCTTGCCGGACGCGCCGACGATAGTGCACGGCAACTGTCGGGCGGCGAGAAGCAGCGGTTGGCACTCGCCCGCGCCTGGCTGACGAAACCGCGCCTGTTGCTGCTCGACGAGCCCACCGCCAGCCTCGACCCCTCGGCCAGTGCCGAGGTCGAACGCATCATCCGCGAGATCCGGACCGACGGCACCCGCATCCTGATGGTCACCCACAACCTCGGTCAGGCGACCCGGCTGGGCGACGACATCGTCTTTCTGTCCGGCGGGCGGGTGCGCGAGCATGCGCAGACGCAGCGCTTCTTCGCCCGGCCGCAGTCGGCCGAGGCCAAGCTCTTCATCCAGGGCGAGCTGCCCTGGACGATGGCATTCTGA
- a CDS encoding ABC transporter permease, with product MSIFATTFTDAIALLATLDARVAEIVWLSLQVSGAAVLFGTLLGLPLGACLAVGRFPGKHAASVLMNGLMGLPSVVVGVIVYLFLSRSGPFGAAGLLYTPTAMVIAQTVLVVPLMAAITRQVVEDVWQRYAEELQVMRFSWWQSVTTLLYDCRHSLLVAVLAGLGRAMSEVGAVMIVGGNIDRATRVMTTTIALETSKGDLALAIALGVVLIVLIVALNALAFGMRQWAMRRYG from the coding sequence ATGTCGATCTTCGCCACCACCTTCACCGATGCCATTGCCCTGCTTGCGACGCTAGACGCGCGCGTGGCGGAGATCGTGTGGCTGTCGTTGCAGGTGAGTGGCGCGGCAGTGCTGTTCGGCACGCTCCTCGGCCTGCCGCTCGGCGCATGTCTTGCCGTCGGACGCTTTCCTGGCAAGCACGCCGCCTCGGTGCTGATGAACGGTCTGATGGGCCTGCCCTCGGTGGTGGTCGGCGTGATCGTCTACCTGTTTCTGTCGCGCTCCGGTCCTTTCGGCGCGGCCGGCCTGTTGTACACGCCGACGGCGATGGTGATCGCCCAGACCGTGCTGGTGGTGCCGTTGATGGCGGCGATCACCCGCCAGGTGGTGGAAGATGTCTGGCAACGTTATGCGGAAGAGTTGCAGGTGATGCGCTTCAGCTGGTGGCAGAGCGTCACCACGCTGCTCTACGACTGCCGCCATTCCCTGCTGGTGGCGGTGTTGGCAGGGCTCGGCCGGGCGATGAGCGAGGTTGGCGCGGTGATGATCGTCGGCGGCAACATCGACCGGGCCACCCGTGTCATGACCACCACGATCGCGCTCGAAACCAGCAAGGGCGACCTGGCGCTGGCAATCGCGCTCGGTGTCGTGCTGATCGTCCTCATCGTTGCGCTCAATGCGCTCGCCTTCGGCATGCGCCAGTGGGCGATGCGACGCTACGGCTAG
- a CDS encoding YMGG-like glycine zipper-containing protein: MSTPLPNRPVATTRGGPLRMLLIAFLTATVAACASPPQRRVVQRMPEVTPPDTEVVAYPLQRQSERVIRQDRYECYLWAVRQSGYDPAQTRPTAPPPTPRVLPNPPVGYDTAAGAITGAVIGAAVANPHNTGQGAAIGAAVGAVAGAASDAAREAQAQRIEDAYAERAARTSYGNWRQAENYRRALSACLEGRGYSVR; the protein is encoded by the coding sequence ATGTCCACGCCATTGCCGAACCGGCCCGTCGCCACGACGCGCGGGGGACCGCTGCGGATGCTCCTGATCGCCTTCCTCACCGCCACCGTGGCCGCCTGCGCCAGCCCGCCGCAACGCCGGGTGGTGCAGCGCATGCCGGAAGTGACGCCGCCCGACACCGAAGTTGTGGCCTACCCGCTGCAGCGCCAGAGCGAACGGGTGATCCGCCAGGATCGCTACGAATGCTACCTGTGGGCGGTGCGTCAGAGCGGCTACGATCCGGCACAGACCCGCCCCACCGCGCCGCCGCCGACGCCCCGCGTGCTGCCCAATCCACCCGTCGGTTACGACACCGCGGCCGGAGCCATCACCGGCGCGGTAATCGGTGCCGCGGTCGCAAATCCGCACAACACCGGCCAGGGCGCGGCCATCGGCGCGGCCGTCGGCGCGGTTGCCGGCGCCGCTTCCGACGCGGCGCGCGAGGCCCAGGCCCAGCGCATCGAAGACGCCTATGCCGAACGTGCGGCCCGAACCAGCTACGGCAACTGGCGGCAGGCGGAAAACTATCGCCGCGCCCTGTCCGCCTGCCTCGAGGGGCGCGGATACTCGGTCCGCTGA
- a CDS encoding DUF6515 family protein, which yields MIRSRIALPARLLAAALCALALVPLAAQADPRDERGRDHWPERRFRDVPHSRGTVVPRLPHSHRTIIYGGIPYYFDGGFWYRPWGGNFVVVAPPVGIVLPILPNGYVTLNIGGRVYYRHDDVYYMRRNDGYIVVDPPLQEHPDEDDEGRSTPLPRDELFIYPNRNQGERQQGNDRFECHEWAVGQTGYDPTLAGGGSGYSPAHRSDYLRALSACLEGRGYTVR from the coding sequence ATGATCCGATCCAGAATTGCATTGCCCGCGCGCTTGCTGGCAGCCGCCCTGTGCGCGCTTGCGCTCGTTCCGCTCGCCGCGCAGGCCGATCCGCGCGACGAGCGCGGCCGCGACCACTGGCCCGAGCGGCGCTTTCGCGATGTCCCCCACAGCCGCGGCACGGTGGTCCCGCGCCTGCCGCACAGTCATCGCACCATCATCTACGGCGGCATTCCCTATTACTTCGACGGCGGTTTCTGGTACCGCCCCTGGGGCGGCAACTTCGTCGTGGTGGCACCGCCCGTCGGCATCGTGCTGCCCATCCTGCCCAACGGCTACGTCACCCTGAACATCGGTGGCCGCGTCTATTACCGGCACGACGACGTCTATTACATGCGGCGCAACGACGGCTACATCGTGGTCGATCCGCCGTTGCAGGAGCATCCGGACGAGGACGACGAGGGGCGCAGCACGCCCCTTCCGCGCGACGAACTGTTCATCTATCCGAACCGGAACCAGGGCGAACGGCAGCAGGGCAACGACCGCTTCGAATGCCATGAATGGGCCGTCGGCCAGACCGGCTACGACCCCACGCTGGCCGGTGGCGGCAGCGGATATTCGCCGGCGCACCGCAGCGACTACCTGCGCGCGCTGAGCGCCTGCCTGGAGGGGCGCGGCTACACCGTGCGCTAA
- a CDS encoding MoaD/ThiS family protein, producing MKIAFKLFASLTDYLPPERKGNRLELDVEEGTTVSDLVHRYRVPEKSAHLVLVNGVFVPPAERVRRRLADGDELAIWPPIAGG from the coding sequence ATGAAGATCGCCTTCAAGCTCTTCGCCTCGCTCACCGACTACCTGCCGCCGGAGCGCAAGGGCAACCGGCTCGAGCTGGACGTGGAGGAGGGCACGACCGTGTCGGACCTGGTGCACCGCTACCGGGTGCCGGAGAAGAGCGCGCACCTGGTGCTGGTGAACGGGGTCTTCGTACCGCCGGCCGAGCGGGTGCGCCGGCGCCTGGCCGACGGCGACGAACTGGCGATCTGGCCGCCGATTGCCGGCGGTTGA
- a CDS encoding NAD(P)/FAD-dependent oxidoreductase has product MKHLILGNGPAGVVAAETLRRVAPQDEIVLVGNEDAPPYSRMAIPYLLEENIDERGTYLRKGEGHFDKLRIRQLRGRAVALDTEKRRVLFFDGHFEDYDRLLIATGSHPVRPPIPGVDLPEVQTCWTLDDARAIAAYAKPGARVLQLGAGFIGCIIMEALAKRGVELTVVEMGDRMVPRMMTPQAGGMIKRWVENKGIRVVTNAGVSRIDRGSGEGAAAPLTVTLTTGDTLDCDLVIVAAGVAPNVAFLEGTGVHVAKGVLVDARLETSVPGIFSAGDVAEAPDLFTGAHLVAAIQPNAADQARVAALNMAGHATELNGVLAINVLDTLGLISTSFGQWWGEAADKGGVGVEHVDEARSRYLSLQFKDDVLIGATSIGLTEHVGALRGLIHGQVKLGEWKDRLLAAPLAFVDAYIARSQPMALAR; this is encoded by the coding sequence ATGAAACACTTGATACTCGGCAACGGCCCCGCCGGCGTGGTGGCTGCCGAAACCTTGCGCCGCGTGGCGCCGCAGGACGAGATCGTGCTGGTCGGCAACGAGGATGCGCCGCCGTATTCGCGCATGGCGATTCCCTACCTGCTGGAAGAGAACATCGACGAGCGCGGCACCTATCTGCGCAAGGGTGAAGGCCATTTCGACAAGCTGCGCATCCGTCAGCTGCGCGGCCGCGCGGTGGCGCTCGACACCGAAAAGCGCCGGGTGCTGTTCTTCGACGGCCACTTCGAGGATTACGACCGCCTGTTGATCGCCACCGGCTCGCATCCGGTGCGTCCGCCGATTCCCGGTGTCGACCTGCCCGAGGTGCAAACCTGCTGGACGCTGGACGATGCGCGGGCGATCGCCGCTTATGCCAAACCGGGCGCGAGGGTGCTGCAGCTCGGAGCCGGCTTCATCGGCTGCATCATCATGGAGGCGCTCGCCAAGCGCGGCGTCGAACTCACCGTGGTGGAGATGGGCGACCGCATGGTGCCGCGGATGATGACGCCGCAGGCCGGCGGCATGATCAAGCGCTGGGTGGAGAACAAGGGCATCCGCGTCGTCACCAATGCCGGGGTCAGCCGCATCGATCGCGGCAGCGGCGAGGGTGCCGCCGCGCCGTTGACCGTGACGCTGACGACCGGCGACACGCTCGATTGCGACCTCGTCATCGTCGCCGCCGGGGTGGCGCCCAACGTCGCCTTTCTCGAAGGCACCGGTGTGCACGTGGCCAAGGGCGTGCTGGTCGATGCTAGGCTGGAAACCAGCGTGCCCGGCATCTTTTCCGCCGGCGACGTCGCCGAGGCGCCCGACCTCTTCACCGGCGCGCACCTGGTCGCCGCCATCCAGCCCAATGCGGCGGACCAGGCGCGCGTGGCCGCGCTCAACATGGCCGGGCATGCGACCGAGCTCAACGGCGTGCTGGCGATCAACGTGCTCGACACCCTGGGCCTGATCTCGACCTCCTTCGGCCAGTGGTGGGGCGAGGCGGCCGACAAGGGCGGCGTCGGCGTCGAGCATGTGGACGAAGCGCGCAGCCGCTACCTCAGCCTGCAGTTCAAGGACGACGTGCTGATCGGCGCCACTTCGATCGGGCTGACCGAGCATGTCGGCGCACTGCGCGGGTTGATCCACGGGCAGGTGAAACTGGGCGAATGGAAGGACAGGCTGCTTGCCGCGCCGCTTGCCTTCGTCGACGCCTACATCGCGCGCTCGCAGCCGATGGCGCTGGCGCGCTGA